A stretch of Vibrio aphrogenes DNA encodes these proteins:
- the truB gene encoding tRNA pseudouridine(55) synthase TruB, with product MARRRRGRPIDGVLLLDKPTSISSNDALQKVKRIYFAEKAGHTGALDPLATGMLPICLGEATKFSQFLLDSDKRYRVIAKLGERTDTSDSDGEVVQTREVKVDRGLLERCIAKFRGTTDQIPSMFSALKYQGKPLYEYARQGIEVPRESRKITVFEINLLRFEGQEVEMEVHCSKGTYIRTIVDDLGEMLGCGAHVTYLRRIGVSHYPYEKMVTLEQLEALLEQAREQEIEPRELLDPLLLPMDTAVQDLPEVNMIPSVADFVQHGQPVQIAGAPTEGVVRMTMGPERTFIGVAHIDDDGKVAPKRLVVFR from the coding sequence ATGGCTCGTAGACGTCGTGGTCGTCCTATTGACGGCGTTTTATTATTAGATAAGCCAACCAGTATTAGTTCGAATGATGCGTTGCAAAAAGTGAAACGTATCTATTTTGCTGAGAAGGCCGGTCATACTGGTGCCTTAGATCCATTGGCTACCGGGATGCTACCGATTTGCCTAGGCGAAGCGACTAAGTTTTCGCAATTTTTGCTCGACTCAGATAAACGTTATCGCGTTATTGCTAAATTGGGTGAACGTACCGATACCTCAGATTCTGACGGTGAAGTGGTACAGACTCGTGAAGTGAAGGTAGATCGTGGCCTACTTGAGCGTTGTATTGCCAAGTTTCGTGGTACTACCGATCAAATACCTTCGATGTTTTCGGCTTTAAAATACCAAGGTAAGCCTTTGTATGAATATGCGCGTCAAGGCATCGAAGTACCTCGTGAGTCGCGTAAAATTACGGTTTTTGAGATCAATCTCCTCCGCTTTGAAGGTCAAGAAGTTGAAATGGAAGTCCATTGCTCCAAAGGGACTTATATTCGAACTATCGTCGATGACCTAGGTGAAATGCTTGGTTGTGGCGCTCATGTGACTTACCTTCGTCGTATTGGTGTCTCGCATTACCCATACGAAAAAATGGTTACTCTTGAGCAATTAGAAGCGCTTTTAGAGCAAGCTCGAGAGCAAGAGATTGAGCCACGTGAACTATTGGACCCACTTTTGTTACCTATGGACACCGCGGTACAAGACTTGCCTGAAGTGAATATGATTCCTTCTGTGGCCGATTTTGTGCAGCACGGTCAGCCAGTACAGATTGCAGGCGCACCGACAGAAGGTGTTGTTCGCATGACGATGGGGCCTGAGCGTACTTTCATTGGTGTGGCACACATTGATGATGATGGAAAAGTGGCGCCAAAGCGTTTAGTGGTATTTAGGTAA
- the rbfA gene encoding 30S ribosome-binding factor RbfA has protein sequence MSKEFSRAQRVAQQLQKELASILQRDVRDSRIGMVTISDVEVSRDLAYAKVFVTFLCVGEQTPESSLAALKEHEVAVRMALGKRIRLRLTPEVRFTYDNTLVEGMRMSNLVSEVVSKDNLRKKEAGREDEGEE, from the coding sequence ATGTCAAAAGAATTTAGTCGTGCACAACGTGTTGCACAACAATTACAAAAAGAACTGGCTTCGATTTTACAACGTGATGTTCGCGATTCACGTATTGGGATGGTGACCATTTCAGATGTGGAAGTCTCTCGTGACCTAGCTTATGCAAAAGTCTTTGTGACTTTCTTATGTGTCGGTGAGCAGACCCCTGAATCGAGCCTTGCTGCTTTAAAAGAACATGAAGTGGCTGTTCGTATGGCTTTAGGGAAACGTATTCGTTTACGTTTAACCCCAGAAGTTCGTTTTACTTATGATAATACCTTAGTTGAAGGTATGCGTATGTCTAACCTAGTGAGTGAAGTCGTTAGCAAAGATAATTTACGCAAAAAAGAAGCTGGTCGTGAGGACGAAGGAGAAGAGTAA
- the infB gene encoding translation initiation factor IF-2, protein MTELTVKQLSEEIGTPVERLVEQLADAGMKKTSTDSVTDAEKQQLLAHLKKGNGSNSESEPTRLTLQRKTKSTLSVSAAGGKSKEVQVEVRKKRTYVKRSAIDEEAKREAEELAAREAEEAAKREAEEKAKQEAEAKAQAEAEAKAKREAEEKAKREAAEKAKAEEAKEAKAAAQRSPEEKAKHEAAKKEAEALKRRQEEEAQRKAEQEAQKLVEEARKLAEENAARWSEEEQKSKESEDSDYHVTTNKHARDAEDEADRRSEANRRKKKKPAKKEKDDDRFGGNGRNARGGRNNRKGKLAKPTSMQQGFDKNATVAKADVVIGETIVVSELANKMSVKGTEVIKTMMKMGAMATINQVIDQETAQLVAEEMGHKVILRKENELEEAILSDRDNTTEAVPRAPVVTIMGHVDHGKTSTLDYIRRSRVASGEAGGITQHIGAYHVQTDNGMVTFLDTPGHAAFTSMRARGAQATDIVVLVVAADDGVMPQTIEAIQHAKAAEVPLIVAVNKIDKEDANPDNVKNELAQYDVIPEEWGGENMFVHISAKQGTNIDGLLEAILLQAEVLELKAVTDGMASGVVVESRLDKGRGPVATVLVQAGTLRKGDIVLCGQEYGRIRAMRDENGQEITEAGPSIPVEILGLSGVPTSGDEATVVRDERKAREVANYRQGKFRDVKLARQQKSKLENMFSNMEAGEVAELNVVLKADVQGSVEAIADSLRKLSTDEVKVNIVGSGVGGITETDAVLAAASNAIILGFNVRADASARRTVENENLDLRYYSIIYQLIDEVKQAMGGMLAPEFKQEIIGLAEVRDVFKSPKLGAIAGCMVTEGVIKRSNPIRVLRDNVVIYEGELESLRRFKDDVQEVRNGYECGIGVKNYNDVRAGDQIEVFEIVEIQRTLD, encoded by the coding sequence ATGACAGAACTGACAGTGAAACAACTAAGTGAAGAAATTGGTACGCCAGTTGAGCGCTTAGTAGAACAACTTGCTGATGCTGGTATGAAAAAAACCAGTACAGACAGCGTTACTGATGCAGAGAAACAACAGCTTCTTGCGCATCTAAAAAAAGGCAATGGCTCTAATTCAGAGTCAGAACCAACTCGCTTAACTTTACAACGCAAAACCAAAAGCACACTAAGCGTGTCTGCAGCTGGCGGCAAAAGTAAAGAAGTACAAGTTGAAGTGCGTAAAAAGCGCACTTACGTGAAACGTTCGGCTATCGATGAAGAAGCCAAACGTGAAGCGGAAGAACTTGCCGCACGTGAAGCTGAAGAAGCAGCAAAACGTGAAGCGGAAGAAAAAGCAAAACAAGAAGCAGAAGCTAAGGCGCAAGCTGAAGCCGAAGCAAAAGCGAAGCGTGAAGCTGAAGAAAAGGCAAAACGTGAAGCTGCAGAAAAAGCGAAAGCCGAAGAAGCCAAAGAGGCGAAGGCGGCCGCTCAACGTTCTCCTGAAGAAAAAGCGAAACATGAAGCTGCTAAGAAAGAAGCAGAAGCTCTAAAACGCCGTCAGGAAGAAGAAGCTCAACGTAAAGCAGAACAAGAAGCACAGAAATTGGTAGAAGAAGCACGCAAATTAGCGGAAGAAAACGCAGCTCGTTGGTCTGAAGAAGAGCAGAAAAGTAAAGAATCTGAAGATTCAGACTACCACGTAACAACAAACAAACATGCACGTGATGCAGAAGACGAAGCCGATCGCCGTAGTGAAGCTAACCGTCGTAAAAAGAAAAAACCTGCGAAGAAAGAAAAAGATGATGACCGCTTTGGTGGCAATGGTCGTAATGCCCGTGGTGGCCGCAACAACCGTAAAGGTAAGTTAGCAAAACCAACATCTATGCAGCAAGGTTTTGATAAAAATGCGACAGTTGCTAAAGCTGACGTTGTGATTGGCGAAACGATCGTTGTTTCTGAACTGGCAAATAAAATGTCAGTAAAAGGCACTGAAGTCATCAAAACTATGATGAAAATGGGTGCAATGGCAACGATTAACCAAGTTATCGACCAAGAAACAGCACAATTAGTTGCTGAAGAAATGGGCCACAAAGTTATTCTACGTAAAGAGAATGAATTAGAAGAAGCCATTCTATCTGATCGTGATAACACCACTGAAGCTGTGCCACGCGCACCGGTTGTGACTATCATGGGTCACGTTGACCATGGTAAAACCTCAACTTTGGATTATATCCGTCGTAGCCGTGTTGCTTCTGGCGAAGCGGGTGGTATTACTCAGCATATCGGTGCTTACCACGTTCAAACTGATAATGGTATGGTTACCTTCTTAGATACTCCAGGACACGCCGCGTTTACTTCAATGCGTGCTCGTGGTGCTCAAGCGACTGATATCGTAGTTCTTGTGGTTGCAGCCGATGATGGCGTAATGCCACAAACAATCGAAGCGATTCAGCACGCGAAAGCCGCTGAAGTACCATTGATTGTTGCGGTAAACAAAATCGATAAAGAAGATGCAAACCCTGACAATGTGAAAAACGAGCTTGCTCAATATGACGTTATCCCAGAAGAATGGGGCGGCGAAAACATGTTCGTTCATATTTCTGCGAAACAAGGTACTAACATTGATGGCCTATTAGAAGCTATCTTGCTACAAGCTGAAGTTCTAGAACTTAAAGCGGTAACAGATGGTATGGCATCAGGTGTGGTCGTTGAATCTCGCCTTGATAAAGGTCGTGGTCCGGTTGCGACAGTACTGGTTCAAGCGGGTACTTTACGCAAAGGTGACATCGTTCTTTGTGGTCAAGAATATGGCCGTATTCGTGCGATGCGCGATGAAAATGGTCAAGAAATCACAGAAGCAGGTCCGTCTATTCCAGTTGAGATCTTAGGTCTTTCTGGTGTACCAACATCAGGTGATGAAGCGACAGTGGTTCGTGATGAACGTAAAGCGCGTGAAGTTGCAAACTACCGTCAAGGTAAATTCCGTGATGTGAAATTAGCTCGTCAGCAAAAATCGAAATTGGAAAACATGTTCTCTAACATGGAAGCCGGTGAAGTGGCTGAATTGAACGTAGTATTAAAAGCGGATGTTCAAGGTTCTGTTGAAGCGATTGCCGATTCTCTACGTAAACTTTCAACTGATGAAGTTAAAGTGAATATCGTCGGTTCGGGTGTTGGTGGTATTACTGAAACAGATGCTGTTTTAGCCGCGGCTTCAAACGCAATCATTCTTGGTTTTAACGTACGTGCTGATGCTTCTGCTCGTCGTACTGTTGAAAATGAAAACCTAGACTTACGTTACTACTCAATCATCTATCAATTGATTGATGAAGTGAAACAAGCGATGGGCGGCATGCTGGCTCCTGAGTTTAAACAAGAAATCATTGGTCTTGCAGAAGTTCGTGATGTGTTTAAATCTCCGAAACTGGGCGCAATCGCAGGTTGTATGGTAACGGAAGGTGTGATTAAGCGTAGCAACCCAATTCGCGTTCTACGTGATAACGTGGTTATTTATGAAGGTGAGCTAGAATCACTACGTCGCTTTAAAGATGACGTTCAAGAAGTGCGTAATGGCTACGAATGTGGTATCGGCGTTAAGAACTATAATGATGTTCGCGCAGGTGACCAAATCGAAGTATTCGAAATCGTTGAAATCCAACGTACTCTTGATTAA